A genomic region of Candidatus Angelobacter sp. contains the following coding sequences:
- a CDS encoding SEC-C domain-containing protein, with protein sequence MATPAQILANRQNAERSSGPVTATGKARVSQNATKLGLFSVANFVRPEEQDIFGEFESGYLAELAPVTSLEQTLAREIIHAAWRLRRCASLEVAPPENLTDEELDRLQTSIDRARAAAQRTFHRSLKELRRLQTENLHPAEVMIKQAMAMDALLKKDLEQRQRQLTENAAQSADTKQTQSEPEKTTLIPRSAPCPCKSGEKYKRCCGKNAPPVLSNPVA encoded by the coding sequence ATGGCAACCCCCGCCCAGATCCTGGCCAATCGGCAGAACGCCGAAAGGTCATCCGGCCCTGTCACGGCCACCGGCAAGGCTCGCGTTTCACAGAACGCAACCAAACTTGGCCTCTTCTCCGTCGCGAATTTCGTCCGCCCTGAAGAGCAGGACATCTTTGGTGAATTCGAGTCCGGCTATCTCGCCGAACTCGCGCCCGTAACGTCTCTCGAACAGACTCTCGCCCGCGAGATCATCCATGCCGCATGGCGACTCCGCCGCTGCGCAAGTCTCGAAGTCGCCCCGCCGGAGAACCTGACCGACGAAGAACTCGACCGCCTCCAGACCTCCATCGACCGCGCCCGCGCCGCCGCTCAGCGCACTTTCCATCGCTCGCTCAAAGAACTCCGCCGGCTGCAGACCGAAAACCTCCACCCGGCCGAAGTCATGATCAAACAGGCGATGGCCATGGATGCCCTCTTGAAAAAGGACCTCGAGCAACGGCAGCGGCAGCTCACTGAAAATGCTGCGCAAAGCGCTGATACAAAACAAACCCAATCTGAGCCGGAAAAAACAACGCTGATTCCTCGCAGCGCCCCTTGCCCGTGCAAGTCAGGCGAAAAATACAAGCGCTGCTGTGGAAAAAACGCTCCCCCGGTACTTTCCAACCCAGTCGCATAA